The following are from one region of the Dreissena polymorpha isolate Duluth1 chromosome 2, UMN_Dpol_1.0, whole genome shotgun sequence genome:
- the LOC127869760 gene encoding histone-lysine N-methyltransferase PRDM9-like, translating into MGVIAETDVDYGRNFGPFPAVGHIPPTHFIGYLTSDEKRVTCDYKVDLNVCNLGNMWMAYAQPARTVDEQNTEAYMKDGHIFYRTLRIIRANEEILVWYSKDLALILGINFNMHQQKPDGETLQCPDCGEKFRFMYSLMAHIRFRCTCSTGLYSISPQSKTKTPVRISRASHLGQEGVRQKVTENVNVNRSAKRKLDLEESFDKDNNELSINVTSFESFEENNNISIKQQESPVSKDRSFSVDIGSAFRKVEKQSVSGTSSVDERSKTRAVINVNYDDFETEMRKGQEHLVKHLYSKTFIPPNSIAGRFIGGLGMMTNWLVPKSSNVQSYLDPRLFEEEMHMFSVYKPELFQRFPTQMQPIRPNHIHIFPNGEMHSKQVLMDKLRKLQLPSVQTTNPMVEKLLQTTTTPAMLQRPIQQLNLAQNWCAKCNATFRMTSDLVYHMRSHHKREFDPIKRKREEKLQCDVCKETFKERHHLTRHMTSHS; encoded by the exons ATGGGAGTGATAGCGGAAACGGATGTCGACTACGGCAGGAATTTTGGGCCATTTCCGGCGGTCGGCCATATTCCGCCGACGCACTTTATTGGTTATCTGACGTCTGACGAGAAGAGAGTTACCTGCGATTATAAG GTGGATCTGAACGTATGTAACCTGGGCAACATGTGGATGGCGTACGCACAGCCGGCAAGAACGGTGGACGAACAGAACACAGAGGCGTACATGAAGGACGGACATATATTCTACAG AACACTCCGGATAATTCGTGCAAATGAAGAAATCCTCGTATGGTACAGTAAAGACTTGGCCCTGATCCTGGGCATCAATTTTAACATGCACCAGCAAAAACCAG ATGGGGAAACACTCCAGTGTCCTGACTGTGGAGAAAAATTCCGCTTTATGTATTCGCTAATGGCCCATATCAGGTTCCGGTGTACGTGTTCCACGGGTTTGTACTCCATCAGTCCTCAATCAAAGACGAAGACCCCAGTCAGAATCAGCAGGGCGAGTCACTTGGGTCAGGAAGGCGTTAGACAAAAGGTTACAGAAAATGTTAATGTAAATCGCAGTGCTAAGCGTAAACTGGATTTGGAAGAATCCTTTGATAAAGATAATAATGAGCTTAGTATAAATGTTACGTCATTCGAAAGTTTCgaagaaaacaataatatttccATCAAGCAGCAAGAATCACCGGTTTCAAAAGATCGAAGTTTTTCAGTGGATATTGGTAGTGCATTCAGGAAAGTTGAAAAGCAGTCGGTTTCTGGAACCTCATCTGTAGACGAAAGGAGCAAAACTAGAGCTGTCATTAATGTAAACTACGATGATTTTGAGACGGAAATGCGAAAAGGCCAAGAGCACCTTGTAAAACACTTGTATAGCAAAACGTTTATTCCACCGAATTCAATTGCAGGGCGATTCATTGGTGGACTAGGAATGATGACAAACTGGCTGGTACCTAAATCATCAAATGTTCAGTCCTACCTCGATCCCAGGTTATTCGAAGAAGAAATGCACATGTTCTCTGTTTACAAACCAGAACTATTTCAAAGGTTTCCAACCCAAATGCAACCCATAAGACCAAACCATATACACATTTTTCCAAATGGCGAAATGCATAGCAAACAGGTTCTCATGGACAAGTTACGGAAGTTGCAGCTTCCGAGCGTCCAGACGACCAACCCAATGGTTGAAAAACTGCTGCAGACGACAACTACACCGGCCATGCTGCAGCGGCCAATCCAACAGCTGAATCTAGCACAGAACTGGTGTGCAAAGTGCAACGCGACGTTCCGAATGACGAGCGACCTTGTGTATCACATGCGTTCCCATCACAAGCGCGAGTTCGACCCTATTAAGAGAAAACGCGAGGAGAAACTGCAATGTGACGTTTGTAAAGAGACATTCAAAGAACGCCACCACCTTACGCGTCATATGACGTCACATTCGTGA